A window of Brachybacterium fresconis contains these coding sequences:
- a CDS encoding DUF6079 family protein, producing the protein MTAPLLRDVFSIPEATGAEDYVLRLTDATTGRGAAEAIDDYVVTPAIADAFDEALALVTDALGSGLNRGAFLAGSFGSGKSHFMAVLHALLRHDPHARAHQDLQRIITTHDAQLEGKNFLPLSFHFLDGGSMEQVLFDGYVQQIRTRHPEAPLPAVYQADALLRDAENLRTRMGDESFLAALGGESAGDDPFGALLGSSGWSLEEYQTARAAAPGHSERLRLVTALTRREGLFSNYARLGEHVSLDEGLQAISDHAKTLGYDAVVMFLDELVLWLAFEMQNQGSFGREAQKLTKLVEGNYGRLPIPLVSIIARQMDLQQWFADSGASGTQQKALDDAFRHQSGRFRVIELGDDNLAYVAAKRLLTPKDDAAARAIEDAFAGIDRAEGVWDVLLDGINTDETHRGANEQQFRHTYPFSPALVSTLRNLSGVMQRDRTALKVMQQMLVERRDTMRIDEVIPVGDAYEHIVSGNDRSVLDPRRAALFRRADEIFEDKLQPLLLSNNGISAHDLETGDEATLRTYRTDERLAHTLLLSAVAPGVPALTSLTSQRLSSLNHGSITSPLRGGEAGVVAAKVNSWAQRVGDIKVGGSDRNPVYTVRLSDVDYESIVENAKGEDNPGRQRELLRTLVLEAAGVPPQENTTDGAVQHKVVWRGSARTVDLVFGNVRDPQQLPEDRFRHAPDTWRIILDLPFDEGGHSVTDDVRRVEDLMARNVQARTLIWLPRFFSAGKLKDLRTLVILDYLLTGHGDRWRNYSDHLSEADRSQAKVILQGQRDNLRAGILTALLQAYGAATAQPGILTEGSGDQVLWSLDQGHQPRTPGGPTLDRALAQTITEAWDSTFPEHPAFAPEDQVVTVRELDAVAEHISRAAGDPDHRVPLQGNVAAVRRVTDPLRVGRTTETHFLFGAEYFGTWDRDVITGIGAVGLDPDGTVSVGELQDALRRTTIGAGLDRHVLDLVTIAWAIRHQRAWTQYSASIPQPQPGKLARDMQLQPQEMPSEEQWTTARHRAGAIFGLEAPQYLTAANVTTLAQQLRERASTLREDSHVLTTALTEASAQRGIAVSARLTAAQEGSTLVDDLAVLKGLPLLQRLADATFDATDQELGRSLSSAAGVTRAVRGLDPTRITPLTTGIEAGGDAGRTARGILQDLDDALAGHQLQRPLEKALSSFDDAAWTWMSRRASAAPAPAPQPDPEPATPTRSTGRRTVTWRGQDGLSELAREITNQVPDGARLEITWRQLP; encoded by the coding sequence ATGACCGCGCCCCTGCTGCGAGACGTCTTCTCGATCCCCGAGGCCACCGGCGCCGAGGACTACGTGCTGCGCCTGACCGATGCGACGACCGGTCGCGGTGCCGCCGAGGCGATCGATGACTACGTGGTGACCCCCGCGATCGCCGACGCCTTCGACGAGGCGCTCGCCCTGGTCACCGACGCGCTCGGCAGCGGCCTGAACCGCGGGGCATTCCTCGCCGGCTCCTTCGGCTCCGGCAAGTCCCACTTCATGGCCGTACTCCACGCCCTGCTGCGCCACGACCCGCACGCTCGTGCCCACCAGGACCTTCAACGCATCATCACCACCCACGATGCACAGCTCGAGGGCAAGAATTTCCTGCCGCTGTCCTTCCACTTCCTCGATGGCGGTTCGATGGAGCAGGTGCTCTTCGACGGCTACGTCCAGCAGATCCGCACTCGTCATCCCGAGGCGCCGCTGCCCGCCGTCTACCAGGCCGACGCCTTGCTGCGGGACGCCGAGAACCTCCGCACCCGCATGGGCGATGAGAGCTTCCTCGCCGCCCTCGGGGGCGAGAGCGCAGGCGATGACCCCTTCGGTGCCCTGCTCGGCTCCAGCGGCTGGAGCCTCGAGGAGTACCAGACCGCGCGCGCTGCTGCCCCCGGTCACTCTGAACGCCTGCGCCTGGTCACCGCCCTGACCCGCAGGGAAGGACTGTTCTCCAACTACGCGCGCCTCGGCGAGCACGTGAGCCTCGACGAAGGCCTGCAGGCGATCAGCGACCACGCGAAGACGCTCGGCTACGACGCGGTGGTGATGTTCCTCGACGAGCTCGTGCTCTGGCTCGCTTTCGAGATGCAGAACCAGGGCAGCTTCGGCCGTGAGGCGCAGAAGCTCACCAAGCTCGTCGAAGGCAACTACGGGCGACTGCCCATCCCGCTGGTCTCGATCATCGCCCGCCAGATGGACCTCCAGCAGTGGTTCGCGGACTCCGGGGCTTCCGGCACCCAGCAGAAGGCGCTCGACGACGCCTTCCGTCACCAGTCCGGTCGCTTCCGCGTGATCGAGCTGGGGGACGACAACCTCGCCTATGTCGCAGCCAAACGCCTGCTCACCCCCAAGGACGACGCGGCAGCGCGCGCGATCGAGGACGCCTTCGCCGGGATCGACCGGGCAGAAGGCGTGTGGGACGTCCTGCTGGACGGCATCAACACCGACGAGACCCACCGCGGCGCCAACGAACAGCAATTCCGCCACACCTACCCCTTCTCCCCGGCACTGGTCTCCACCCTGCGCAACCTCTCCGGCGTCATGCAGCGCGACCGCACCGCGCTCAAGGTCATGCAGCAGATGCTCGTCGAGCGCCGCGACACCATGCGGATCGACGAGGTCATCCCCGTCGGCGATGCCTACGAGCACATCGTCTCCGGCAACGACCGCTCCGTCCTCGATCCCCGCCGCGCCGCCCTGTTCCGCCGGGCCGACGAGATCTTCGAGGACAAGCTGCAGCCGCTGCTGCTGTCGAACAACGGGATCTCCGCGCACGATCTCGAGACCGGCGACGAGGCGACGCTGCGCACCTACCGCACCGACGAGCGGTTGGCCCACACCCTGCTGCTCAGCGCCGTCGCCCCCGGCGTGCCGGCGCTGACCTCGCTGACCTCGCAGCGGCTCTCCTCCCTCAACCACGGCTCGATCACCTCCCCACTGCGCGGGGGTGAAGCCGGAGTGGTCGCCGCGAAGGTGAACAGCTGGGCCCAGCGGGTCGGTGACATCAAGGTGGGCGGCAGCGACCGCAACCCCGTCTACACCGTGCGTCTCTCCGACGTGGACTACGAGTCGATCGTGGAGAACGCCAAGGGGGAGGACAACCCCGGCCGGCAGCGCGAGCTGCTCCGGACGCTCGTGCTCGAAGCAGCCGGCGTCCCTCCCCAGGAGAACACCACCGATGGCGCCGTGCAGCACAAGGTCGTCTGGCGCGGCTCCGCCCGCACCGTCGATCTGGTGTTCGGGAACGTCCGCGATCCCCAGCAGCTGCCCGAGGACCGCTTCCGCCATGCCCCCGACACCTGGCGGATCATTCTCGACCTGCCCTTCGACGAAGGCGGACACTCCGTCACCGACGACGTGCGCCGCGTCGAGGACCTCATGGCCCGCAATGTCCAGGCCCGCACCCTGATCTGGCTGCCGCGCTTCTTCTCCGCCGGCAAGCTCAAGGATCTGCGCACTCTCGTCATCCTCGACTACCTCCTGACCGGGCACGGCGACCGGTGGCGCAACTATTCCGACCACCTCTCCGAGGCGGACCGCTCCCAGGCCAAGGTGATCCTGCAAGGTCAGCGCGATAACCTCCGCGCCGGGATCCTGACCGCGCTGCTCCAGGCGTACGGCGCCGCCACCGCGCAGCCGGGCATCCTCACCGAGGGGTCCGGCGACCAGGTGCTGTGGAGCCTGGACCAGGGCCACCAGCCTCGCACGCCCGGCGGGCCCACCCTCGACCGCGCCCTCGCCCAGACCATCACCGAGGCCTGGGACTCCACCTTCCCCGAGCATCCTGCCTTCGCGCCCGAGGACCAGGTGGTCACCGTCCGCGAGCTCGACGCCGTGGCCGAGCACATCTCCCGTGCAGCCGGCGACCCCGACCACCGGGTCCCGCTGCAGGGCAACGTCGCTGCCGTGCGCCGGGTGACGGACCCGCTGCGGGTCGGCCGCACCACCGAGACCCATTTCCTGTTCGGCGCCGAGTACTTCGGCACCTGGGACCGGGATGTCATCACCGGGATCGGTGCCGTCGGTCTCGATCCCGACGGCACCGTCAGCGTCGGCGAACTGCAGGACGCTCTGCGCCGCACCACGATCGGTGCGGGGCTGGACCGTCATGTCCTGGACCTCGTCACCATCGCCTGGGCCATCCGCCACCAGCGCGCCTGGACCCAGTACTCCGCCTCCATCCCTCAGCCCCAGCCCGGCAAGCTCGCCCGGGACATGCAGCTGCAACCCCAGGAGATGCCCAGCGAGGAGCAGTGGACCACCGCCCGCCACCGAGCTGGCGCGATCTTCGGCCTCGAGGCCCCGCAGTACCTCACGGCCGCGAACGTCACCACCCTTGCGCAGCAGCTGCGTGAGAGGGCGAGCACCCTGAGAGAGGACTCCCACGTCCTCACCACCGCGCTGACCGAAGCTTCCGCGCAGCGCGGTATCGCCGTCAGCGCTCGGCTCACCGCCGCCCAGGAGGGTTCGACCCTGGTCGACGACCTCGCCGTGCTCAAGGGACTGCCGCTGCTGCAGCGACTCGCCGACGCCACGTTCGACGCGACCGACCAGGAGCTGGGTCGTTCCCTGTCCAGCGCCGCCGGCGTCACCCGGGCCGTCCGTGGACTCGACCCCACCCGCATCACGCCCCTGACCACCGGGATCGAGGCCGGAGGCGACGCCGGCCGCACCGCACGCGGCATCCTCCAGGACCTCGACGACGCTCTCGCTGGGCACCAGCTGCAGCGCCCCCTCGAGAAGGCACTGAGCAGCTTCGACGACGCGGCCTGGACCTGGATGAGCCGACGCGCGAGCGCCGCCCCGGCACCCGCGCCGCAGCCCGACCCCGAGCCGGCGACACCGACCCGCAGCACCGGACGGCGCACCGTGACCTGGCGCGGCCAGGACGGACTCAGCGAGCTCGCCCGGGAGATCACCAACCAGGTCCCCGACGGCGCCCGCCTCGAGATCACCTGGCGGCAGCTGCCATGA